The nucleotide sequence gaatatgatgtttagatgagttggttaagcagttggaattataacaataattttgttgcaagttcaaatctgactcaaagactcttgttttgaggagttcgtcgttttttttgaaaggtactttaaaaaataaatgtatccttttttgtttttttttttttttgaatagattactttaaatattttgtaataaatatttaaaattatcaatcaataataatcgacccaactcaaaatttttaacttttttttttatttttgtttgaatagattactttaaatattttgtaataaatatttaaaattatcaatcaataataatcgacccaactcaaaatttttaactttttttttttatttttgtttgaatagattactttaaatattttgtaataaatatttaaaattatcaatcaataataatcgacccaactcaaaatttttaacttttttttttatttttgtttgaatagattactttaaatattttgtaatcaatatttaaaattatcatcgacccaactcaaaatttttaacttttttttttatttttgtttgaatagattactttaaatattttgtaatcaatatttaaaattatcatcgacccaactcaaaatttttaacttttttttttttatttttgtttgaatagattactttaaatattttgtaataaatatttaaaattatcatcgacccaactcaaaatttttaacttttttttttatttttgtttgaatagattactttaaatattttgtaataaatatttaaaattatcaatcaataataatcgacccaactcaaaatttttaactttttttttttatttttgtttgaatagattactttaaatattttgtaataaatatttaaaattatcaatcaataataatcgacccaactcaaaatttttaactttttttttttatttttgtttgaatagattactttaaatattttgtaatcaatatttaaaattatcatcgacccaactcaaaattttaactgtaccaacctaaatattgattacgagtacttcaaaaatagatatctttaatatcttaaaaatattaactacgagtaactataatttaggggtggactaaatcgatccaactcaaaatttttaactttttttttgagataatataagctaaaaaaatgagttaaatgttaaaaaatgttaaaattttgagtaactgtaagttaaaaaaatgagttaaatggtaaaaatgttaaatttttgagttaaaatgataaaaatattaaaattttaatatttttgatattgcgttgtagcccggaatatacatactactcggATTTGATacgatatttattaaaaagcttTCGATATCAATAAATAATGACTTGTTTTGCTATGTCATTTTATTtcgaacaaaataaacaaatttacatgACATTTAAGATTTTTTGCTGACACTTTTGCTGGGAAAAAGTCTTTTACGCTCCTTTtggaattatatatattatatatacatatgtatataattggcgtatacaccctttttgggtgtttggccgagctcctcctcctatttgtggcgtatgtcgtaatgttgttccacaaatggagggacctacagtttcaagccgactccgaacggcagatatttttttatgaggagctttttcatggctgaaatacactcggaggtttgccattgcctgccgaggggcgaccactatcagaaaaaactttttcttcattttattctttcaccaagattcgaatctgcgttctctctgaattccgaatggtagtcacgcaccaaccaattcggctacggtgtcCGCATTATCCTTCTAAATTGTCACCAAAGTCATTGAAGGCATGGGAAAGACGAATTATTTTGTGGTGccacagactaccatgtttcaggCTCTGGCGAAGTCGAACAGCCTCAGTCCGTTagcggatgtttcgttgtgtagacGGAATTTTTTGCAGCGCTTATTGGAATGCTCCAGGCGCTTATACAAGCAGTTTTTTGTCGCTATGTTCTCTTCCATTGGGCGTAAGCCCAAATAAGCGAGATGTTAACGAATATTGGTTTGGTGTGGATTATTGCGAGATTCTCGTCCACTGAGGTGAACGAAAGTACTTGGGAGCGAAGTCTTTCTAAAACTACAACTCCAGCGCTGAAATTGCGCTCCTTTACAAGGCACCTGTAGTAGACATCGCAAAGTCAAATGGTCATCTTGCTTTGTCCCGTCCATCGCTTCCATAAATGGCGGTGATGTCAGCATTTACTcttacgaggacatcaacctGCCGGGCAGGCGCGAGCCGCCTAGTCCTTAACTTATTTGCTGTGGTCGCCATCAGAGTAAGAAATTCTCATCCGAagctttgtttgtgttttcattGGAAAAGGATTTTGGGGTACgcattaataaaagaaaaaaggcgGTGAAAAAGATTTCGCAATTTTAAATGGTGAATGTAATTCGTGAATTTAGTGCTCCTCATATTGCCGTTAGTTATGAAGACATTGAATCAGTAAATCTTGAAACGTAAAATGGAGTGAACTCGGACAGGAACGTAGTGTATCATGACGCGCAacctttaaaataataatacaattcaaAAGATGTGCACACCAAAAAAACCCTTCGATGTTTAAATCTCCTGCGCGACAGTTTCGCAAAGGCAAAATGACGGTAACGACTATCAAGTTATACCCGAGGAAGTTTTTAGTTCATCATTTGTTAGCTTAGCTGAACTTACACTGAAACAAGTGTTTTAATACTCATTATGTAAAATTGTTGTACTGTGTTTCTACTGTATTTCCTCACTGTTTATTTAGTAGTACGACCCACAAATTAATGTTGTATACACATATTCCtttgttgtttctattttttctacctaaatatgtacatatctgaAGAAAACCcctctttaaatctacccggcagcgaaaaatattttagatagaTAAAGTTTGGTCTTGGAAAAGTATGAAAAcggttcaaaaaaatattttttgataaatgtaATAGGATTTCGAATGGGTCCGCCGTAACAAAATGGTTTCTGATTTTATTTCTGCCAAgagaaaaaagctcctcttaaagtAGGCGGAATAAACCTGCAAGTGCGAAACCATTAGAGAGTGAAGCAAAGCAGAAAATAACTTAGCACCTTTTTATGGTAACTACTATTCTATGCCTAAGTGCGAGTTCGTctaatttgttataaataaatagagaATATTCCTAAATCACTGGAAAGTGCCTGCAATGCAgtgaatagaaacaatttaggtTATTTTTGAGCATACCTTGCAACCTAAATtgaactgttgttgttgttgtagcagcataaacattccccatacataatgctgctgaaatgacagtccttggccggatataaatccgggtcgttccggtaacttaGAACCAACTGCCGTGGGAACCTAAATTGAACTGTCTAATCTGTTAGTTAGAAGACATCTGACTGACCAGATCCAGAAAGCCTTGGACGACATTCATCGACAGATACTCATCACCTTCACCAGCTCTTGTCCTATGAATGCCGTAGTCGAGAACCAATTATCACCTGTTGCAGCTGCCTCGTGAAACTCGCGGTTACGcctgatttaaataaaactgattACCATATTTTGTCAATGGGGGGTACAACTTTAAAtgcatattaataatatttcgcTTTGgttgattgaattttatttggaCACTGCTATGAACTGctcaatcaaaaattaaataatcataagaacaattatttaaataattaattaactgACTGTATGTTTTAATTAAGTCATATACCTGTATGTACCTTATAACAACTAATGTACCTTAAATTAAATGAACTTATAGGTCTAGTTCTTTAAAATTGAAACCATTTGGAGTTTTTATATGTTCATTGTTCAAATCAACCATCGatagacattttgcaaatgccCAACTTAACACACCGCAGTATTTACACAGCAAagcaaactaaatatatttatataatatttatagaatTGTACATACCTTgttttgtatgtgtgcatgtgtgttttGCCGCATCAGTATGACAGTATGTCCCCGTGTGGGTGCTGAAAACTGGCACGACTAAATTATATTCAAATTGGCCGGTTCATTTGTAGTCATTTCGCGCATAACCGTCAAAGTTATCTGACTGAATACTACGATTGTGAGAAttattacaaatcgtacaaagaACATGAAGGTTCTAATACCGCTACTCGTTGCACTTGTTTTGGCTGTACTAGAGCCCTGCGCATCCGGCCAAGAGtgagttgttttgttttttctttctttactaCTTCCACTACCAATTTAAAGCTGTGCACAAGTGACGAGCTGATCGCACGCACTTCGAAAGGCAAACGGCTTTAAATTGCTATTACAACTGGTTACTATACTTTATTTTTAGCCTAATTTACGGTTACGAATGCCGAAATAATTTATGTGTCAAAGTGGAGTTGGACGCGCAGAACTTTGAGAAGGCAGTCAGTTTACCAGTATGCCACATGTCCTGTGGCACCAATGTCCCCGGCACAGTATGGCCACGTCCAAGTGGTCCGGTTTCTTTTCAAAGCTCTATGTTAGCGGTGAACacagaaaatattgaatttcgattcCCCACCTTAAGCAAGCAAGCACATCTTTGGGAAGCCATCAAAGATCGCTTTATGCAACTCCTCTACGCAGGCGTACCGAATAAAAACGTTCTCAAGAAAGGCGGTCGTCAACTAACTGTGTTAGTAGGGTTGAAATCGGCTTTAGATGATGTGGTGCCTAAGCTAACTTTAGACACTGATGAGAGCTATACTCTGCATATTACTTCAGTGAATAGCAGCGGAGTAACTGCTATGATTTCCGCAAACGACTATTTTGGCGCCCGTCATGGCATGGAGACATTATCTCAGTTATTAGTATACGATGATATTAGACGCGAGATACAGATTTTGGCTCAGGCCGATGTAAATGACAGCCCGGCCTTCAAATGGCGTGGTTTAGTTTTGGATACGTCGCGCAATTACTTCAGTGTGAAATCAATTAAGCGAACCCTgggtaattttatatattttcttgacTTAATGTATAAATTCCATTTAATGTTGTTATTTACTTATAGATGCAATGGCCATGGTGAAACTGAATACTTTTCACTGGCATATAACTGATTCTCAAAGTTTCCCATTCCAAGTGAAATCTCAACCGGAACTGTATAAATTAGGGGCTTATTCACAACGTAAGATTTACAGCCATGAGGATATTGTCGATATAGTGGAATATGGACGCGTGCGGGGTATTCGTGTAATGCCCGAGTTTGATGCCCCGGCTCATGTTGGGGAAGGTTGGCAACACAAGAATATGGTGACGTGTTTTAATGCGCAGCCATGGAAAAATTATTGCGTAGAGCCTCCTTGTGGTCAGCTGGATCCCACCGTTAAAGAATTGTATCCAGTATTGGAAAATATATATCGGGAAATGTTTGAGCTTTTCGATCCCGACGTTTTCCATATGGGCGGAGATGAAGTGTCAGTTAATTGTTGGAATAGTagtaaaagcatacaaaattggATGCTAGAAAAGGGGTGGGGCTTAAATGAAACTGATTTTATGCGACTTTGGGGTAATTTTCAAACCGAAGCTTTAAACCGTGTAGATACAATTACTCAAAATCAGCAGCGGCCAATTACGTTGTGGACCAGCAGACTCACTGAAGAGCCTTACATCGATGAATATTTAGATAAGGACCGCTATAACATACAAATATGGACCACAGGGGCCGATACGAAAATAAAAGACATATTAAAACGTGGATTCCGCATTATAATATCAAACTACGATGCTCTGTACTTTGATTGCGGCGGCCCTAGTTGGGTTAGCGATGGCAATAATTGGTGTTCACCCTATATTGGCTGGCAGAAGGTTTATGACAatgatttagataaaattgCTGGTGAGTATAAGTCTCAAGTAATGGGCGCTGAAGCAGCTATCTGGTCAGAGGAAATTGATGATTTCACTTTGGATTCGCGTTTCTGGCCACGAGCTAGTGCCCTAGCCGAACGTGTGTGGTCGAATCCGAAGGAATCGTGGCGGCAGGCAGAAGCGCGAATGCTATATCATCGCCAACTTTTAACAGAGCGCGGAATTGGGGCGTCAGCGATGCAGCCTGAATGGTGTTTACAAAACGAAAACCAGTGTCCGATCAATGCTTACGAGGACAAATTGTGAACGTCCGTGTAATACTATTTGGCTGCTCTTGCTTGTACTGTTTTTCATACTTGTAACTGCATTGCTTGTAtactgttttaaataaatagtgcATGACTCCTTgaagaaaatcaaatgaaaatatcTTACACCTGGAATTTTCTTCCtgattctttaaatatattgctTCTAGTCATATaaagctaaaaattaaaaacgcatTATCCAGGGATTTTTAAATCTcagtattattaatttttatttaccagATATTATATGTTATTAAACATTGAGGTCGGCTTAGTAAATATgtgaatatttacatacatacatatagtatatgtacatatactgcAAGATCTCAGTAGTAGATCTAATCTCACAGttcaaagatttattttttaatataagcctacaaaaaaagatatttttactgCCACTATTTTTAGTGGGTGTATCGCAAACCACTCCATTTGAAAGTTCacgtagaaaattaaaattttaacggcACGGTCACGAATTGTCATGAATAGTTTATGATCTTACAAAAGGAAGTATGGTTATTGCGCATTTCCAATAATCTATTAATTCTGTACCGTTAagtaattataacaaaaaacgtatgTGGCCATGAGCTTCTGGTCATGCATTGGCGTTGGTTGAACCTATTTTTACTCGCACCTCAtgatcatattttatttttaatactttcaatTAATCACCACAAAAAACTGGTTCGAGAATGTCAATATTGTTTCGTTTACCGTGGTCCACGGTCCGTGGATTGGACGAGTGTACGAAAACATGTGAAATAAGCGGGCAGAATTCTACTGCCGTCTGCCCTGCGACGGGCTTCGGATGACCAAACCTTGcaattaacaatttttgaacAAGCTCATAAGAGCGCCTTCCTTTCTCTGCTCTCATGatctttattttaacttaaTAATCTATATTTGTAACTCTTGCTTCACGACGCCACAATGGGAATTAAGAGGGATTTTTGTAGCAGGATTCTCTGCTTTGACAAAAATGAAGATACCTTTCGAACAAATGTTCTGTGAAACCCTTCTTCAAATAAAGCTGAGGTCATCCaagcaattttatttcctttgtaaATCTTTTTAATGAGCGCGGATTTCCCGTTTCCCAATAACCATTATTTTCACTCTATAGTTTCCAGCAGGTTTTGTACAAGCCAGGAAAGTTTTTCTCTCCTTATTGATTGTATGGCGGTGAACCGAGGTTTCTTTTGAGCACACAAAAGTTTTATCGGGTAAGAGCTCCGAAAGACTCATCGGCTCGTATATCTGCTCTTTTGACAAACTTCAATCcaaaattgttttgttaaatctGTCTAAAAATGGTTGGATTCAGTCACCTTTATTTAATAATTGTTCTCTGCAAATTTTTTCCTTCGTATTCCATGCCTCTTTTTAGAGTTTGCAACCCAACCATAGCTAGAGTGAAGGACTCCAGGCTTTTCCTGAACTTTGGCATGTAAAAACGTAGCTTTCTCTTTTAGCACATCGATTGTAATTGGTAAGTTTTTGGTTCTTTGATCCACAAACCAATTTAAcaacgttgttgttgtagcagtatacttaACCCTCTCTGTGTAGTGTAGATTACCGGTCggcttcgtctaactcatctaacggcagGCCCacgaaacttgctgtttcgacaggttgggtacatagggagagaggtgttagatgagtgggttggATGGGACATGTGaaactaaccacctcttcagagtggagtgccttcacatgccgggcatattgctacagtatccagaacggaCAACGCGTTTTCCATTTTTGGATACTCAGAGAATGTAATGGGGATTTCCGCATTTAATTTGTTCAGAATgtctgttttttcttttattctaagCAGCTTTAATTTTCTGTTTGCCATTATGAGACCACTTAACGGAAAACTTTCACTCcgtcagcaaataaattatgtAGACGGTACTTCGCCTAAATTCACTCAGctgattaaatttaaaaaaatgtcattacCAGGATGACATCGGCGGTCCTTCCCCGAGCCTCATTCTCAAAAATACaacgtaaaaacaaaaaatgttgcagTAAAAGTTTCATTTGGTATTACAAtaggcagagaacgttaatgtatacagaagtctcacgggctacgaatagtgtgaattgtcaaaattgAAGTGTAACCGCCGCCGTAGTATGGTGAAACCTTTAACATTagtgaattctctctttagTATCTTGGCActgcagtttttggcttctgtaggaaatcaaattcacGAATGGTCGACGGCATACAGTAAAATGCAAAAGACAGGGAGTGCGCAGAGTCGAATCTcggaattaaacaaaaaaatgagaaagttttcctaatagcggtcgcccctcggcaggcaatggcaaacctctgagtgtatttctgccatgaaaaagctccttagaCTAATattttccgttcggagtcggcttataaCTGTAGGCCCCTACTTTCgtggaaccacatcaagacgtacgccacaaatatgaggaggagctcggtcaaacacctaatagaagtgtattattatttatttattttttaaatcatcattCAATTCATgtgtgcaaaaatttaaaatatgaagcaaaataaaaaaaatatttattttgggttttttaataataaatattttgaaagaaaatgcataTAACGTCGCATACGAGGATGCTAGTGTTCTTATATTCATATCTCAAAACATCTCTGAATAAACTAAACTAGGTTATTGGTTTACGTAGGATTAACACCTTTTTGAGTTAAAGTGTTATCTTCGTAAGTTTCCAAAACGTCAGCCAAATGCTCATTATCTCTGGGCTTCTTGAATTGCCGTTTCTTGCTTGTTGCTTTCTTTCTCTTTGGCACTGGTTTCTTTGGTCCATGGTCTTGCATTGAACGAATACCTgcaatcaaaattttatagatataataacaacaacatactTTAGATAGGAAGTCACCTTGTTTTTCAAGATACTCATCAATTTTCGCGTCATCCATGGCGTCTACAGTCGCCGAACGCCACAGCTTTTGAAATTCTTCATCCACCTGTGAAGATAATCTGcaatttaatttgtataaacAAATGaggttttcaattaaaaagtaCCATGAAGTTCGCTGTCCTATCGTTGTAAAATAGTATCTTTTTTTTGTCGATCGGTCGAACTATGA is from Anastrepha ludens isolate Willacy chromosome 4, idAnaLude1.1, whole genome shotgun sequence and encodes:
- the LOC128861052 gene encoding chitooligosaccharidolytic beta-N-acetylglucosaminidase-like; translated protein: MKVLIPLLVALVLAVLEPCASGQDLIYGYECRNNLCVKVELDAQNFEKAVSLPVCHMSCGTNVPGTVWPRPSGPVSFQSSMLAVNTENIEFRFPTLSKQAHLWEAIKDRFMQLLYAGVPNKNVLKKGGRQLTVLVGLKSALDDVVPKLTLDTDESYTLHITSVNSSGVTAMISANDYFGARHGMETLSQLLVYDDIRREIQILAQADVNDSPAFKWRGLVLDTSRNYFSVKSIKRTLDAMAMVKLNTFHWHITDSQSFPFQVKSQPELYKLGAYSQRKIYSHEDIVDIVEYGRVRGIRVMPEFDAPAHVGEGWQHKNMVTCFNAQPWKNYCVEPPCGQLDPTVKELYPVLENIYREMFELFDPDVFHMGGDEVSVNCWNSSKSIQNWMLEKGWGLNETDFMRLWGNFQTEALNRVDTITQNQQRPITLWTSRLTEEPYIDEYLDKDRYNIQIWTTGADTKIKDILKRGFRIIISNYDALYFDCGGPSWVSDGNNWCSPYIGWQKVYDNDLDKIAGEYKSQVMGAEAAIWSEEIDDFTLDSRFWPRASALAERVWSNPKESWRQAEARMLYHRQLLTERGIGASAMQPEWCLQNENQCPINAYEDKL